The Methanomethylovorans hollandica DSM 15978 genome includes a region encoding these proteins:
- a CDS encoding methytransferase partner Trm112 has translation MKEDLMEILACPLCKGDLVLNVQSKEDAEIITGTLYCKKCNEYYPIDEGIPNMLPPHLRE, from the coding sequence GTGAAAGAGGACCTAATGGAGATCCTTGCGTGTCCTTTATGTAAAGGAGATCTTGTTCTGAACGTGCAGAGCAAAGAGGACGCAGAAATTATAACAGGTACTTTGTACTGTAAAAAGTGCAATGAATACTATCCAATAGACGAGGGTATACCTAACATGTTGCCTCCGCATCTAAGAGAATGA
- a CDS encoding response regulator, which yields MAKVMIVDDAAFMRMVIKDILTKNGHEVVAEAVDGLDAVKKYPLVKPELMFMDIVMPNMEGIDALKNIMASNPDAKVVMCSSIGQQSVVTEALKIGARDFIVKPFDAKKVLEVVKKVM from the coding sequence ATGGCAAAAGTAATGATTGTGGATGATGCGGCTTTTATGCGCATGGTCATCAAGGATATTCTTACAAAGAACGGGCATGAAGTTGTTGCAGAGGCTGTAGATGGCCTGGATGCAGTAAAAAAATACCCACTGGTAAAACCGGAACTTATGTTCATGGATATAGTCATGCCAAATATGGAAGGTATCGATGCGCTCAAAAATATCATGGCATCAAATCCAGATGCAAAAGTAGTGATGTGTTCTTCCATAGGACAGCAGTCTGTAGTCACTGAGGCCCTAAAGATCGGAGCTCGGGACTTCATCGTAAAGCCATTCGATGCAAAGAAAGTACTTGAAGTCGTCAAGAAAGTAATGTAA
- a CDS encoding protein-glutamate methylesterase/protein-glutamine glutaminase, protein MTIRVLVVDDSALMRKIISDILNSDPDIEVIDTARNGQMAVEKVERLRPDVVTLDHEMPVLEGLGALGYIMSECPTPVIMLTAADERGAELTLNAFEYGALDFIQKPSGTISRDIELIAEEIRAKVKAAAKAQLKNLHFMEEHVKSSEKGKIHAENTLPISNTSKATPRRIMTKKILAIGTSTGGPRALEKVIPKLPRDLKAAVLVVQHMPAGFTASLAQRLKVQSELEVREAKDGDLIREGVVLIAPGDYHMEVVQKMIDGKTVEVIALNKEPRELGVRPCVNVLFRTLAPIYGSNILSVIMTGMGMDGAEGVERIKNAGGKAIAEDERSCVVYGMPKAIVDRGLADRVVPLEMIATAIQQLI, encoded by the coding sequence ATGACCATCAGAGTACTTGTTGTTGATGATTCTGCCCTGATGCGTAAGATAATTTCGGATATACTCAACAGTGATCCGGATATAGAAGTTATCGATACCGCACGCAATGGCCAGATGGCCGTGGAAAAGGTCGAAAGGCTCAGACCGGATGTAGTTACACTGGATCACGAAATGCCTGTGCTGGAAGGCCTTGGTGCTCTGGGATATATAATGAGCGAATGCCCCACGCCGGTGATCATGCTAACGGCTGCAGACGAGAGAGGAGCAGAACTCACATTGAATGCTTTTGAGTATGGAGCACTCGATTTTATCCAGAAACCTTCCGGAACTATAAGCCGCGATATAGAACTCATCGCAGAGGAAATCCGGGCAAAAGTCAAGGCTGCTGCAAAGGCACAGCTCAAGAACCTGCATTTCATGGAAGAGCATGTAAAAAGTTCCGAGAAAGGAAAAATACATGCTGAAAATACCTTACCAATATCCAATACATCCAAAGCTACCCCCAGGCGTATAATGACAAAAAAGATACTTGCCATTGGTACCTCCACTGGAGGGCCCAGAGCTCTGGAGAAAGTGATTCCAAAGCTTCCGCGTGACCTTAAAGCAGCAGTGCTGGTAGTCCAGCATATGCCTGCCGGATTTACTGCTTCGCTGGCTCAGAGGCTGAAAGTACAATCTGAACTGGAAGTGAGGGAAGCAAAAGATGGCGACCTGATAAGGGAAGGTGTTGTGCTCATAGCGCCGGGTGATTATCATATGGAAGTAGTTCAGAAGATGATAGATGGAAAGACGGTAGAAGTGATCGCGCTTAACAAAGAACCCAGGGAATTAGGTGTCAGGCCTTGCGTGAATGTGCTCTTCAGGACATTAGCTCCAATATATGGTTCCAACATACTTTCGGTGATCATGACAGGCATGGGTATGGATGGAGCTGAAGGTGTAGAGCGCATAAAGAATGCCGGAGGAAAGGCAATAGCTGAAGATGAGAGATCATGTGTTGTTTATGGGATGCCAAAAGCCATAGTTGATCGTGGACTTGCGGATCGTGTGGTACCCCTTGAGATGATAGCCACAGCAATTCAGCAGCTCATATGA
- a CDS encoding chemotaxis protein CheA, producing the protein MEMSEYKEIFKAESEEHLQQLNEALLGLEQNPEDMEYINNMFRSAHTLKGMSATMGFNTIAQLTHEMENIMDMIRKSQMTLTEKIIAIQFECLDTLEVLVENIDNPDAVDVSTLQCKLHSIMSLPSTAQDTVAVSEPITNLTYPAPPKNIDTEMPAAQSISVTEEVSCKEVINKEIKFTQEELAEIQLTRAHDQEVLIVKVFLDESCVLKAARSSMVLMNLNKLGKVIKTKPPEKELEDEKFDFSFLVVAATSQSMGSIQHRIENISEVTKVEIIPLYTHKKDAVDHGEKVREEKILDLANKNTIQQKKNESVKTGQSIRVNIERLDNLMNLVGELIINKIRLNQLATDIRSKDIEEALGTLDRLTNEIQTEVMESRMVPIDQIFSRFPRMVRDLAKSEGKQISLVIEGKEIELDRTVLDEIGDPLVHLLRNAVDHGVESPQERAKAGKSSEGLVRLAASRQRNTVLIEVQDDGKGMDPAKLRDAAVKKGLMSKEEVSKLCDEEAFNLIFLPGFSTNAVITDVSGRGVGMDVVKTKIESLGGNVSVKSVLGEGSIVTLQLPLTIAIIQSLMIRTAGETYAIPLNNVVRDVGIRSKDIKTIEGQEVILLRGEVLPLLRLNSTLDCPVKVNDKENLIVVVVEKMGNHFGFVVDELLGQQEVIIKSLDSKVLRSVKGFAGATIQGDGTVCLILDIGTLV; encoded by the coding sequence ATGGAAATGTCGGAATACAAAGAGATATTTAAAGCTGAATCTGAAGAGCATCTGCAGCAGCTTAATGAGGCATTGCTGGGATTGGAACAAAACCCTGAAGATATGGAATATATCAACAATATGTTCCGGTCTGCCCATACCTTAAAAGGGATGTCCGCAACTATGGGATTCAACACTATTGCACAGCTTACCCATGAAATGGAAAACATCATGGATATGATCAGGAAGTCTCAGATGACTCTGACCGAGAAAATAATCGCGATACAATTCGAATGTCTGGATACCCTGGAAGTACTGGTTGAGAATATTGATAATCCTGATGCTGTGGACGTGTCAACACTGCAATGTAAACTCCACAGTATAATGAGCTTACCTTCAACTGCACAGGATACAGTGGCAGTTTCAGAACCTATTACCAATCTGACATATCCTGCCCCTCCAAAGAACATCGATACTGAAATGCCTGCTGCGCAGAGCATTAGTGTTACAGAAGAAGTAAGCTGCAAAGAAGTTATCAACAAAGAAATTAAGTTCACCCAGGAAGAACTGGCTGAGATCCAACTTACAAGAGCGCATGATCAGGAAGTACTTATCGTTAAAGTGTTTCTGGATGAATCATGTGTCCTCAAGGCAGCCCGTTCAAGCATGGTGCTTATGAACCTCAACAAGCTCGGAAAAGTCATTAAAACCAAACCTCCGGAAAAAGAACTTGAAGATGAAAAGTTCGATTTCAGCTTTCTGGTAGTTGCTGCAACTTCTCAGAGCATGGGGTCAATACAGCACAGGATAGAAAACATTTCAGAAGTTACTAAAGTTGAAATAATTCCCTTATATACTCACAAAAAAGATGCTGTGGACCATGGAGAAAAAGTTAGAGAAGAAAAGATCTTAGACCTGGCAAACAAAAATACCATCCAACAAAAGAAAAACGAATCCGTAAAGACCGGACAGAGCATCAGGGTCAATATTGAGAGACTGGATAATCTCATGAATCTGGTCGGAGAACTCATTATTAATAAGATTAGACTGAACCAGCTAGCTACGGATATAAGATCAAAGGATATTGAAGAGGCTCTTGGAACCCTGGACAGACTCACCAATGAGATACAAACAGAGGTAATGGAATCAAGAATGGTCCCCATCGATCAGATCTTTAGCCGTTTCCCGAGGATGGTAAGAGATCTGGCAAAATCTGAAGGCAAGCAGATCAGTCTTGTGATAGAGGGTAAGGAAATTGAGCTTGACAGAACGGTCCTGGATGAGATAGGAGATCCATTAGTACATTTGTTGAGAAATGCTGTGGACCATGGTGTGGAATCACCTCAAGAACGTGCAAAAGCAGGTAAATCATCTGAAGGACTTGTACGCCTGGCAGCATCTAGACAAAGGAATACAGTGCTTATTGAAGTGCAGGACGACGGCAAAGGCATGGACCCTGCAAAGTTAAGAGATGCTGCTGTAAAGAAGGGCTTAATGAGCAAAGAAGAAGTTTCAAAGCTCTGTGATGAAGAAGCATTTAATCTGATATTCCTCCCGGGTTTTAGCACCAATGCCGTGATTACAGATGTATCTGGCCGGGGAGTTGGAATGGATGTTGTCAAGACAAAGATCGAATCTTTAGGAGGAAATGTTTCAGTTAAATCCGTACTTGGAGAAGGCAGTATTGTTACGCTTCAGTTGCCTCTTACTATTGCTATCATCCAATCATTGATGATAAGAACAGCAGGTGAAACGTACGCTATACCTCTTAACAATGTGGTAAGAGATGTAGGTATAAGATCAAAGGATATAAAGACAATAGAGGGCCAGGAAGTCATCCTGCTGCGCGGAGAGGTCTTACCGCTTTTAAGACTTAACAGTACTCTGGATTGTCCTGTTAAAGTCAACGACAAAGAGAACCTCATAGTTGTAGTGGTGGAAAAGATGGGAAACCACTTTGGTTTTGTAGTTGATGAACTGTTGGGGCAGCAAGAGGTCATAATCAAATCCCTTGACAGTAAAGTGCTGCGTAGCGTAAAAGGATTTGCAGGTGCCACTATTCAGGGAGATGGCACTGTTTGTTTGATACTTGACATTGGAACATTGGTCTGA
- a CDS encoding chemotaxis protein CheC produces the protein MPEIDEMTKGAFQEAGNIGMGHLATSLSKMVDREVKIDIPKVDIYPLQRIIAEASEGAQKSVVGVHLKISGDVTGGTLILLPKYSALSFVDLLRKKPIGTTHAIQEEEIKKLREMGMRLCAAYMRVVNEFLGINLQIGEPEISVDMEGVGNFIRETVGSMADEFIVVKGVGYIPSTNSRNEFNMLFEPGASDVIVAAIMKKMMG, from the coding sequence ATGCCTGAAATCGATGAGATGACAAAGGGTGCCTTTCAGGAAGCTGGGAACATAGGAATGGGGCATTTAGCTACTTCCCTATCAAAAATGGTTGACCGTGAGGTCAAGATAGATATTCCGAAAGTGGACATATATCCACTGCAAAGGATCATAGCCGAAGCTTCAGAGGGTGCTCAGAAAAGTGTGGTAGGAGTACATTTAAAGATAAGTGGTGATGTTACGGGAGGAACACTTATATTGCTACCAAAATATTCAGCCCTTTCCTTTGTAGATCTGCTAAGAAAGAAGCCTATAGGTACAACTCATGCTATCCAGGAAGAAGAAATAAAGAAACTCAGGGAAATGGGAATGCGCCTGTGCGCTGCATACATGAGAGTAGTTAATGAGTTTCTGGGGATCAATCTACAGATCGGTGAGCCAGAGATCAGTGTGGACATGGAAGGCGTCGGGAATTTTATTAGAGAAACTGTAGGGTCCATGGCAGATGAGTTCATTGTAGTGAAAGGAGTGGGCTATATACCGTCTACAAATTCCCGTAATGAGTTCAACATGCTCTTTGAACCGGGTGCATCAGATGTAATTGTTGCCGCGATCATGAAAAAGATGATGGGATAA
- a CDS encoding CheR family methyltransferase: protein MLKLECSEEQDYLKLKNLIKKNLGFNSEQYKDSHFKRRVNVRMRVTNSKNFGEYVQYLNTHTDEYTHLMDTLTVNVTNFFRNSETYEVVEKEVLPSIIKSKSTGLRNIRIWSAGCSMGVEAYSIAILLKKLLGNDFSRYNIQITGTDIDKDILRRAEEAIYTEVEMKEVPEDIRIKYFDHDGECYHLKDEIKKVAKFRRNDLISGEKLTGFDAIFCRNVTIYFERHLQEKLYMDFYNGLNKDGFFVMGKTETLIGPSKDMFRAFDPRERIYQK from the coding sequence ATGTTAAAGCTGGAGTGCTCTGAAGAACAGGATTACTTGAAGTTAAAAAACCTCATTAAAAAAAACCTGGGTTTCAATAGCGAGCAATATAAGGATTCACATTTCAAACGAAGAGTTAACGTAAGAATGAGGGTAACCAATTCAAAAAATTTTGGAGAATATGTACAATATCTTAATACTCACACAGATGAGTACACACATCTGATGGATACTCTCACAGTTAATGTAACTAATTTCTTCAGGAACTCCGAAACATATGAGGTTGTGGAGAAGGAAGTGCTGCCCTCTATAATCAAATCAAAAAGTACAGGGCTTCGGAATATACGAATATGGAGTGCAGGGTGCTCTATGGGTGTTGAAGCCTATTCCATAGCCATACTCCTTAAAAAACTACTGGGAAATGATTTCTCCAGATATAATATCCAAATTACCGGCACTGATATTGACAAAGATATTCTAAGAAGAGCGGAAGAAGCGATATATACAGAAGTGGAAATGAAAGAAGTGCCTGAAGACATCCGTATTAAATATTTTGACCATGATGGGGAATGTTATCATTTAAAAGATGAGATCAAAAAAGTAGCTAAATTCCGCAGGAACGATCTTATTTCCGGAGAGAAACTCACCGGTTTTGATGCCATATTTTGCCGCAATGTCACCATATATTTTGAAAGGCATCTACAGGAAAAACTGTACATGGACTTTTACAATGGCCTTAATAAAGATGGTTTTTTTGTAATGGGTAAAACCGAAACACTGATAGGTCCGTCAAAAGACATGTTCAG